The Bacteroidota bacterium genome has a window encoding:
- a CDS encoding MmcQ/YjbR family DNA-binding protein, with protein MNIEELRNYCIRKPEVTEGFPFDSETLVFKVAGKMFLLVSLDESPLRFNVKCDPELAIELREKYPCVRPGFHMNKSLWNTVTADGSVGAKLLQEWIDHSYAEVVKKLPKKDQARLREGALNSHL; from the coding sequence ATGAACATCGAAGAGCTTCGAAACTATTGCATTCGAAAACCGGAAGTCACCGAGGGCTTTCCGTTCGACAGCGAGACGCTTGTCTTCAAGGTTGCCGGTAAGATGTTCCTGCTCGTATCCCTTGATGAATCGCCTTTGCGCTTCAACGTCAAATGCGATCCGGAGCTGGCGATCGAGTTGCGGGAAAAATACCCTTGCGTGCGACCCGGATTTCACATGAATAAGAGCCTGTGGAACACGGTTACAGCCGACGGATCTGTCGGCGCTAAACTCCTGCAGGAATGGATCGATCATTCGTACGCGGAGGTCGTGAAGAAACTCCCAAAAAAAGATCAGGCGCGCCTCCGCGAAGGCGCGCTCAATTCGCATCTTTGA
- a CDS encoding DUF502 domain-containing protein produces the protein MKRLLNFFFQGLLFVVPIAVTLWVLFRAILWVDGLLPFQVPIHLPGKTEIDIPGLGLITIFLFIAAVGWLSARYIRNPLFSYLEQLIDKAPLVKLIYSSVKDLVQAFVGEKLRFNQPVLVRLEKESEINRIGFITQEDLSDLGLEKEKVAVYLPFSYSFAGELIILPRENIRPLNASGTDMMKFIISGGVTEIKEDGKK, from the coding sequence ATGAAACGTCTGCTCAATTTCTTCTTCCAGGGACTCTTATTCGTCGTACCCATCGCGGTGACCCTCTGGGTGCTTTTCCGGGCGATCCTCTGGGTTGATGGCTTGCTACCCTTTCAGGTTCCCATCCACCTGCCCGGGAAAACCGAGATCGACATTCCCGGCCTGGGCCTCATCACGATCTTCCTGTTCATCGCGGCGGTGGGCTGGCTGTCGGCACGCTACATCCGCAATCCGCTCTTCAGCTACCTCGAGCAACTGATCGATAAGGCGCCCCTGGTCAAACTCATTTACTCCTCTGTGAAAGACCTGGTGCAGGCATTCGTCGGTGAGAAACTTCGTTTCAATCAACCTGTCCTCGTCCGACTGGAGAAGGAATCCGAGATCAACCGCATCGGTTTCATTACGCAGGAAGACCTCAGCGATCTCGGGCTGGAAAAGGAGAAGGTCGCCGTCTATCTGCCCTTTTCTTACTCGTTCGCCGGGGAACTGATCATTCTTCCGCGAGAGAACATCCGGCCGTTGAATGCTTCCGGTACGGATATGATGAAGTTCATCATCAGCGGCGGCGTTACCGAAATCAAGGAAGACGGAAAGAAGTAA
- a CDS encoding aspartate 1-decarboxylase, which produces MMIRVLKSKIHRVKVTEADLNYVGSITIDEDLMDAAGLIENENVDVLNVNNGERFDTYVIKGKRGTGQICLNGPAARKAMVGDVVIVVSYALMDFEEAKTFKPTLIFPDAHNRVHPS; this is translated from the coding sequence ATGATGATCCGAGTACTGAAATCCAAAATACACCGCGTCAAGGTAACCGAAGCCGATCTCAACTATGTTGGCAGCATCACCATCGATGAAGACCTGATGGATGCCGCCGGACTGATCGAGAACGAGAATGTTGACGTTCTGAACGTCAACAACGGCGAGCGATTCGATACGTACGTGATCAAGGGCAAGCGCGGCACCGGACAGATCTGTCTGAACGGTCCTGCCGCCCGTAAAGCAATGGTCGGCGACGTTGTCATCGTCGTCTCGTATGCGCTGATGGATTTCGAAGAAGCGAAGACGTTCAAGCCGACGCTGATCTTCCCGGATGCACACAACCGCGTGCATCCTTCTTGA
- a CDS encoding flippase-like domain-containing protein — translation MQKKALSIFRNLLLLAIAGLLLWWSFRGVDLRATLSEFSEIRWGWLLLSVAASLIAFLSRAERWRLLMRPLGYHPGLGVTSLSLMTGYLANLALPRLGEVTRCGSLSRATGMPFDRLLGTVIVERVIDVLSLAACMLGTALLERERLGGFLHDNLFGPLGEKLSGLFGNPFVWATLVAVTLFIIWWKRRSRAAGTPKAGFLQRLTGMLQGILEGFRSVRKLDRPWAFLFHTVLIWVMYFLMSYTCFFALPATDQLSPAAGLFVLVVGGMGMSAPVQGGIGAYHLLVSRGLMLYGLTQTHGLAFATLMHTSQTLVVLILGSICFGILVFMQRKQVDGNA, via the coding sequence GTGCAAAAAAAAGCGCTGTCCATCTTCCGCAACCTGCTGCTCCTGGCGATCGCCGGATTGCTGTTGTGGTGGTCGTTCCGGGGTGTCGACCTCCGCGCTACCCTTTCCGAATTTTCCGAAATCCGTTGGGGCTGGTTGTTGCTCTCCGTAGCCGCGTCGCTCATTGCCTTTCTCAGCCGTGCTGAACGCTGGCGGTTGCTGATGCGCCCGCTGGGGTATCATCCCGGACTGGGCGTAACCTCGCTCAGCCTGATGACCGGCTATCTCGCCAATCTGGCCTTACCCCGCTTAGGTGAGGTGACCCGCTGCGGTTCGCTCAGTCGCGCCACCGGCATGCCCTTCGACCGACTGCTTGGTACCGTGATCGTAGAGCGAGTCATTGATGTGTTGTCCCTCGCCGCGTGCATGCTGGGTACCGCCTTGCTGGAACGCGAACGGCTCGGTGGATTTCTCCACGACAACCTTTTCGGACCGCTCGGCGAGAAGCTGTCGGGGCTTTTCGGTAATCCGTTCGTGTGGGCGACGCTTGTCGCCGTCACGCTCTTCATCATCTGGTGGAAGCGACGGTCCCGTGCCGCCGGCACCCCGAAGGCAGGATTCCTGCAACGTCTCACCGGAATGTTACAGGGCATTCTCGAAGGATTCCGTTCCGTACGCAAGCTGGATCGTCCGTGGGCATTTCTCTTTCATACGGTGCTGATCTGGGTGATGTACTTCCTGATGTCGTACACCTGTTTCTTCGCGCTACCCGCAACCGATCAGCTCAGTCCGGCAGCCGGCTTGTTTGTCCTGGTCGTCGGCGGGATGGGGATGTCGGCGCCTGTACAGGGAGGCATTGGCGCCTATCACCTGCTGGTTTCCCGCGGACTGATGCTCTACGGACTGACGCAGACACACGGGCTGGCCTTTGCCACCCTGATGCATACCTCCCAGACACTGGTGGTCCTCATCCTGGGTAGCATCTGTTTCGGTATCTTAGTGTTCATGCAACGCAAACAGGTCGATGGCAACGCTTGA
- the rfaE2 gene encoding D-glycero-beta-D-manno-heptose 1-phosphate adenylyltransferase has product MATLDIIRRKILAPEQVANWVSLQRFLSKRIVFTNGCFDILHLGHVDYLARAADEGDVLVIGLNTDESTRRLKGPHRPINDEVQRAMLLASMHFVDAVIFFGEDTPLELIRKVMPDVLVKGADYSLENIVGADLVLASGGRVKTIEFLPGYSTSAIEKRILDGKSRP; this is encoded by the coding sequence ATGGCAACGCTTGATATCATCCGCCGGAAAATTCTCGCACCGGAGCAGGTCGCCAATTGGGTAAGCCTGCAGCGCTTCCTGAGTAAGCGCATCGTCTTCACCAACGGATGCTTCGATATCCTGCACCTGGGGCACGTCGATTACCTGGCGCGTGCGGCGGATGAGGGCGACGTCCTGGTCATCGGTTTGAATACGGATGAAAGCACCCGCCGGCTGAAAGGTCCGCACCGTCCGATCAACGATGAAGTGCAACGCGCGATGTTGCTGGCGAGTATGCACTTCGTGGACGCGGTGATCTTCTTTGGTGAAGACACCCCGCTTGAGCTGATCCGCAAGGTCATGCCGGATGTGTTGGTAAAAGGTGCCGACTATTCGCTGGAAAACATCGTGGGAGCCGATCTTGTATTGGCCTCCGGCGGGCGGGTCAAGACCATCGAGTTCCTACCCGGATATTCAACAAGTGCCATAGAAAAGCGGATTTTGGACGGAAAAAGCCGTCCGTAA
- the radA gene encoding DNA repair protein RadA: MAKAKTVFYCQNCGAQSPKWVGRCASCGQWNTYVEEVVQKETSANLWKKPDDRKRKTPKPQLLQDISAGGEKRVVLPDAELNRVLGGGLVPGSLVLLGGEPGIGKSTLVLQVALGMKGVPVLYVSGEESEQQIKMRADRLKLRNDRFYVLTETQLENIFQQVAETDPGLLVIDSVQTIFTDKIESSPGSVSQIRECTAELLRFSKQSGVPVFLIGHITKDGTIAGPKILEHMVDTVLQFEGDRHHLYRILRSVKNRFGSTAELGIYEMQSSGLREVSNPSEVLIAQREELLSGVAIAATMEGVRPLLIETQALVSSAVYGTPQRSSTGFDLRRLSMLLAVLEKRCGFRLGAKDVFLNLAGGIRVEDPAIDLAVICAILSSNEDIAITPKICFAAEVGLSGEIRPVARVEQRIGEAEKLGFEQIIISKYNKKGLDLSRFKGIRIHAVSKVEEVFSLLFG, from the coding sequence GTGGCCAAAGCGAAAACCGTCTTCTATTGCCAGAATTGTGGCGCCCAGTCACCCAAGTGGGTCGGACGTTGCGCATCCTGCGGGCAATGGAACACCTATGTGGAAGAGGTGGTCCAAAAAGAAACTTCCGCGAATCTCTGGAAGAAGCCCGACGACCGTAAACGCAAGACGCCGAAGCCGCAATTGCTGCAGGACATCAGCGCCGGTGGTGAGAAACGCGTGGTCTTGCCGGATGCGGAACTGAATCGCGTGCTGGGCGGCGGACTGGTACCTGGATCGCTGGTGTTGTTGGGTGGCGAACCGGGGATCGGTAAATCCACCCTGGTGCTGCAGGTCGCCCTGGGTATGAAAGGAGTACCGGTCCTGTATGTCAGCGGAGAAGAAAGCGAGCAGCAGATCAAGATGCGCGCCGATCGGCTGAAGCTGCGCAACGACCGGTTCTATGTGCTGACCGAGACCCAACTCGAAAACATCTTTCAGCAGGTTGCCGAGACTGATCCGGGCTTGCTGGTCATTGATTCCGTTCAAACGATTTTCACCGATAAGATCGAATCCTCGCCCGGAAGCGTTTCGCAGATCCGCGAATGCACGGCTGAACTGCTTCGCTTTTCCAAACAGTCGGGCGTACCGGTTTTCCTGATCGGACACATCACCAAAGACGGCACCATCGCCGGACCGAAGATCCTCGAACACATGGTCGATACGGTCCTGCAATTCGAAGGCGACCGGCACCACCTCTACCGCATCCTCCGTTCGGTCAAGAACCGTTTCGGATCGACCGCCGAGTTGGGTATTTACGAAATGCAAAGCAGCGGCTTGCGCGAGGTATCCAATCCTTCGGAGGTGCTCATCGCTCAACGCGAAGAGTTACTGAGCGGAGTCGCGATCGCCGCGACGATGGAGGGCGTTCGCCCCTTGCTCATCGAGACGCAGGCACTGGTCAGCTCGGCGGTGTACGGCACGCCCCAGCGTTCTTCGACGGGATTCGATCTTCGTCGTCTCAGCATGTTGCTGGCCGTACTCGAGAAACGTTGCGGCTTCCGGCTGGGCGCGAAGGATGTATTCCTGAACCTGGCCGGTGGCATCCGCGTGGAGGATCCGGCGATCGACCTGGCCGTCATCTGCGCGATCCTTTCTTCCAACGAAGACATCGCGATCACGCCGAAGATCTGTTTTGCCGCGGAAGTCGGACTGAGCGGAGAGATCCGGCCGGTGGCTCGCGTCGAACAACGGATCGGCGAAGCCGAGAAGCTCGGCTTCGAACAGATCATCATCAGCAAGTACAACAAGAAGGGGCTCGACCTCTCCCGCTTCAAAGGCATCCGCATTCATGCCGTATCGAAAGTGGAAGAGGTCTTTTCGCTGCTCTTCGGTTGA